One window of the Lemur catta isolate mLemCat1 chromosome 6, mLemCat1.pri, whole genome shotgun sequence genome contains the following:
- the LOC123640204 gene encoding cytochrome c oxidase subunit 6C-like: protein MASSALAKPRMRGLLAKRLRFHIVGAFIVSLGAAALCKFGVAEARKKAYADFYRNYDSMKDFEEMRKAGVFQSAR, encoded by the coding sequence ATGGCTTCCAGCGCTTTGGCGAAACCTCGGATGCGTGGCCTCCTGGCCAAGCGTCTGCGCTTTCATATTGTTGGAGCATTCATTGTAtccctgggggctgcagctttGTGTAAGTTTGGTGTGGCTGAAGCAAGAAAGAAGGCATATGCagatttctacagaaattatGATTCTATGAAAGATTTTGAGGAGATGAGGAAGGCTGGCGTCTTTCAGAGTGCAAGGTGA